Proteins encoded together in one Miscanthus floridulus cultivar M001 chromosome 16, ASM1932011v1, whole genome shotgun sequence window:
- the LOC136513361 gene encoding uncharacterized protein isoform X3: protein MPLEKDIPVETRFVIIMGIKRLAYYLPEYRASLVIALATNDTCRIARLKRCWKPMMDDHFVASKRLICFHKNKMPALPMHSCRLALFVWVKKTEIKFEGI from the exons ATGCCTTTGGAGAAGGATATACCAG TGGAAACACGATTTGTTATCATCATGGGGATCAAGAGATTAGCCTACTATCTACCTGAGTACAGGGCATCATTAGTTATAGCGCTTGCTACTAATGATACATGTAGGATTGCTCGATTGAAG CGGTGCTGGAAACCAATGATGGATGATCACTTTGTTGCTTCAAAAAG ACTTATATGTTTTCACAAAAACAAAATG CCAGCCTTGCCGATGCACAGTTGCAGACTAGCGCTCTTTGTATG ggtgaagaagacagaaaTTAAGTTTGAGGGAATCTAA
- the LOC136513361 gene encoding uncharacterized protein isoform X2 has protein sequence MPLEKDIPVETRFVIIMGIKRLAYYLPEYRASLVIALATNDTCRIARLKRCWKPMMDDHFVASKRLICFHKNKMPALPMHSCRLALFVCLIDYYQGEEDRN, from the exons ATGCCTTTGGAGAAGGATATACCAG TGGAAACACGATTTGTTATCATCATGGGGATCAAGAGATTAGCCTACTATCTACCTGAGTACAGGGCATCATTAGTTATAGCGCTTGCTACTAATGATACATGTAGGATTGCTCGATTGAAG CGGTGCTGGAAACCAATGATGGATGATCACTTTGTTGCTTCAAAAAG ACTTATATGTTTTCACAAAAACAAAATG CCAGCCTTGCCGATGCACAGTTGCAGACTAGCGCTCTTTGTATG CTTAATCGACTACTAtcagggtgaagaagacagaaaTTAA
- the LOC136513361 gene encoding uncharacterized protein isoform X1, whose product MCCDIAYLYVSKPEPSSGRSLGHVASFSRPFNSRAEFNRAVRAGTISFGPVPDPSEPREIRPTQLSPASSSSKAGSSQHRRLRPIRTSIAAATVAAGGGALAPAPEKKKAGANIRAVRFLDSDAKAPAAVLAAAAGWGLVVPKGSKYFCNIYGLESQRRAVRHGALAGQPLLKSSSSTCSNPFPGFF is encoded by the exons ATGTGTTGTGACATTGCATATCTCTATGTCTCTAAACCTGAGCCAAGCTCAGGCCGTTCATTGGGCCACGTCGCCAGTTTTTCTCGGCCGTTCAATTCACGTGCTGAGTTCAATCGAGCCGTCCGTGCAGGCACCATTTCTTTCGGCCCAGTTCCAGACCCATCGGAACCTCGGGAGATTCGCCCAACGCAGCTATCGCCGGCTTCATCGTCGTCGAAGGCGGGGTCGTCGCAGCACCGCCGCCTGCGGCCCATACGCACGAGCATCGCCGCCGCCACGGTGGCCGCGGGGGGCGGGGCGCTCGCGCCCGCGCCGGAGAAGAAGAAGGCCGGCGCCAACATCCGTGCGGTACGGTTCCTGGACAGCGACGCCAAGGCGCCGGCCGCGGTGCTAGCTGCTGCCGCGGGGTGGGGGCTTGTGGTCCCCAAAGGGAGCAAGTACTTCTGCAATATCTATGGTCTCGAGTCTCAACGACGAGCTGTTCGTCATGGTGCACTAGCAGGCCAGCCTCTGCTCAAGTCCTCTTCGTCTACCTGCTCAAATCCCTTCCCTG GATTCTTCTAG